Proteins from a single region of Streptomyces spinoverrucosus:
- a CDS encoding PP2C family protein-serine/threonine phosphatase, which produces MAGGKEEEGPKRPPRPDWLRRLDAEVGRVDEQLRALAAAKDRIQGLLDAVVAITRESELPGVLHRIVATAMDLVGARYGALGVLDESGERLAQFIAVGLSEQERAALAEVGFPRGLGVLGHLIRHPDPLRIDAISSHPSSVGFPPGHPCLRTLLGVAVSVRGEIYGDLYLSQRRDGRPFGIQDERIVVALASAAGIAIENVRLLEQVRAASEHFQRRLLPTLPDMRPFDAAAIYRPAAEPHHVGGDWYDAILLPDGAVAVVIGDVVGHDLHAAAAMASTRHMLRALLFALRTPPSAVLAQLDRTLEAITDNPVTTTSLARIEPVGAAWRLHWSTAGHVPPLLITPGGRAEYLVAEPGLPLNVDSGQPRLDHTHPLPPDATVVFFTDGLVEHPDHSIDESLNELAELATLHAALPLQDFVQTLADHHPSDGHDDMAILALRTPR; this is translated from the coding sequence ATGGCGGGCGGCAAGGAGGAGGAAGGACCGAAGCGGCCGCCCCGCCCCGACTGGTTGCGGCGTCTGGATGCCGAGGTGGGCCGGGTCGATGAGCAGCTGCGCGCACTGGCCGCCGCCAAGGACCGGATTCAGGGCCTGCTGGACGCAGTGGTGGCCATCACTCGGGAGTCGGAGTTGCCCGGGGTGCTGCACCGCATCGTGGCCACCGCCATGGACTTGGTCGGCGCCCGCTACGGGGCACTGGGAGTTCTTGACGAGTCCGGCGAGCGCCTGGCGCAGTTCATCGCCGTCGGCCTGTCCGAGCAGGAACGCGCGGCCCTGGCCGAGGTGGGGTTTCCTCGCGGTCTGGGCGTGCTCGGACACCTGATCCGCCACCCCGATCCCTTGCGGATCGACGCCATCTCCTCCCACCCGTCCTCGGTCGGGTTCCCACCCGGCCACCCATGCCTGCGCACCCTGCTGGGCGTCGCCGTCAGCGTCCGCGGCGAAATCTACGGCGACCTCTACCTCTCCCAGCGACGCGACGGACGGCCCTTCGGCATCCAGGACGAGCGCATCGTCGTCGCCCTGGCCAGCGCCGCCGGCATCGCGATCGAGAACGTCCGCCTCCTCGAACAGGTTCGTGCCGCATCGGAACATTTCCAGCGGCGTTTGCTGCCGACGTTGCCCGACATGCGGCCCTTCGACGCCGCCGCCATCTACCGGCCCGCCGCCGAACCCCACCACGTGGGCGGCGACTGGTACGACGCCATCCTGCTTCCGGACGGCGCGGTGGCGGTCGTCATCGGCGACGTGGTCGGCCACGATCTGCATGCCGCCGCCGCCATGGCCTCCACCCGTCACATGCTGCGCGCTTTGCTGTTCGCCCTGCGTACTCCGCCCAGCGCGGTCCTCGCCCAGCTCGATCGCACCCTTGAAGCCATCACCGACAACCCCGTCACCACCACCAGCCTGGCGCGCATCGAACCCGTGGGGGCTGCCTGGCGGCTGCACTGGAGCACCGCGGGCCACGTCCCACCTTTGCTGATCACTCCTGGGGGCCGGGCGGAATACCTGGTCGCGGAGCCCGGACTACCACTGAACGTCGACAGCGGGCAGCCCCGCCTCGACCACACCCACCCCCTGCCCCCGGACGCCACCGTGGTCTTCTTCACCGACGGCCTTGTCGAACACCCCGACCACTCCATCGACGAGAGCCTGAACGAACTCGCCGAACTCGCCACCCTGCACGCGGCCCTGCCCCTGCAGGACTTCGTGCAGACCCTGGCCGACCACCATCCCAGCGACGGGCACGACGACATGGCCATCCTCGCCCTGCGCACCCCACGCTGA
- a CDS encoding MASE1 domain-containing protein: MTDASRDKLLRGGVTALQIGAVAALYYASAKLGLLQQLVRGQVTPLWPPTGIALAGLLLVGLRVWPGIALGAFLVNISLGPSITAVLAITTGNTLAPLCSYALLRRTGFHPRMNRFRDALALVFLGAFTGMLISATVGTSTLRLAHALPAGGFWPTWWVWWTGDAMGVLLVAPVLLVLRSARRPKDTPPSRWGEASLLVAATIGVGFLQTAPAPLIFLAFPLLTWAAFRFQRAGAAPCALAVSTFAILAATRGTGPFAGHTLLTKMISLQAFNGAAALTALLLAAAITERNQTQAEIERACRRLSEMVARTARALGGPPAGPDAQGDGEENGGQTRPP; encoded by the coding sequence ATGACTGATGCGAGCCGCGACAAGCTCCTGCGCGGTGGCGTGACAGCCCTGCAGATCGGTGCCGTCGCCGCGCTGTATTACGCCTCGGCCAAGCTGGGACTGCTCCAGCAGCTCGTGCGCGGCCAGGTCACGCCGCTGTGGCCCCCGACCGGCATCGCACTGGCCGGCCTGCTCCTGGTCGGCCTGCGGGTCTGGCCCGGGATCGCACTCGGTGCCTTCCTGGTCAACATCTCACTCGGGCCATCGATCACCGCCGTGCTCGCGATCACGACAGGCAACACCCTCGCGCCCCTGTGCTCCTACGCGCTCCTTCGCCGCACCGGGTTCCACCCCCGGATGAACCGCTTCCGGGACGCGCTCGCGCTGGTCTTCCTCGGCGCGTTCACCGGCATGCTCATCAGCGCGACAGTGGGCACCAGCACCCTGCGCCTCGCTCATGCTCTGCCCGCCGGTGGGTTCTGGCCCACATGGTGGGTCTGGTGGACCGGCGACGCGATGGGCGTTCTGCTGGTGGCGCCGGTGCTGCTCGTACTCCGCTCGGCGCGCCGGCCGAAGGACACACCACCATCCCGCTGGGGGGAGGCATCGCTGCTTGTGGCGGCCACCATCGGCGTCGGTTTTCTCCAAACCGCCCCCGCCCCGCTGATCTTCCTCGCCTTCCCACTGCTGACCTGGGCGGCCTTCCGCTTCCAGCGCGCCGGAGCCGCGCCCTGCGCGCTGGCCGTATCCACCTTTGCGATCCTCGCCGCCACCCGAGGGACAGGCCCGTTCGCCGGTCACACCCTGCTCACCAAGATGATCTCACTGCAGGCATTCAACGGCGCCGCCGCGCTCACCGCGCTGCTGCTCGCCGCAGCCATCACCGAGCGAAACCAGACCCAGGCAGAAATCGAGCGGGCCTGTAGGCGACTCTCCGAGATGGTGGCGAGAACCGCACGGGCACTCGGCGGCCCGCCGGCGGGTCCCGACGCCCAGGGCGACGGGGAGGAGAACGGCGGGCAGACCCGGCCGCCGTGA
- a CDS encoding alpha/beta fold hydrolase, producing the protein MRTGVFEVDGAGLYHEVRGSGPALLMISGAGGDAGYYSEVAEELADAFTVITYDRRGNSRSTGRSTEPMRLTRQAADARALIDGLAGGRAVVFGNSGGAIIGLTLAARHPEALSGLIAHEPPAVNVLPDGDPDRGFFQDMAALYAQGGGPAAGRRFAETTRGEGTYRWPDDLWKRFLGNQDHLFGAEWPGFAGFRPDEAALKAAPFPIVLGAGAADRGAYYARPSIEIAHRIGVSWVEFPGIHMEFLRNPPVFAAALRALATQMCAPRGQVPAAWLSIP; encoded by the coding sequence ATGCGCACAGGCGTCTTCGAGGTCGATGGAGCGGGGCTGTACCACGAGGTGCGGGGGAGCGGACCTGCGCTGCTGATGATCAGCGGCGCCGGGGGAGACGCCGGGTACTACTCGGAGGTCGCCGAGGAACTCGCCGACGCCTTCACCGTGATCACCTACGACCGGCGCGGCAACTCCCGCAGCACCGGCCGCTCCACCGAGCCGATGCGGCTCACCCGGCAGGCGGCGGACGCCCGCGCGCTCATCGACGGCCTGGCGGGCGGCCGGGCGGTGGTCTTCGGCAACAGCGGCGGCGCGATCATCGGCCTCACGCTGGCCGCACGGCACCCCGAGGCACTGTCCGGCCTCATCGCGCACGAGCCGCCGGCGGTGAACGTCCTGCCCGACGGTGACCCGGACCGGGGCTTCTTCCAGGACATGGCCGCGCTGTACGCGCAGGGCGGCGGCCCGGCGGCGGGACGCCGGTTCGCGGAGACGACGCGCGGGGAGGGGACGTACCGCTGGCCGGACGACCTGTGGAAGCGGTTCCTCGGAAACCAGGACCACCTCTTCGGCGCGGAGTGGCCCGGCTTCGCCGGCTTCCGTCCGGACGAGGCCGCGCTGAAGGCGGCCCCCTTCCCCATCGTGCTGGGCGCGGGCGCGGCCGACCGGGGCGCGTACTACGCGCGGCCGTCGATCGAGATCGCCCACAGGATCGGCGTGTCCTGGGTGGAGTTCCCCGGCATCCACATGGAGTTCCTGCGGAATCCACCGGTCTTCGCGGCGGCGCTGCGGGCGCTGGCGACGCAGATGTGCGCACCACGGGGGCAGGTGCCCGCCGCATGGCTGAGCATCCCTTGA
- a CDS encoding Ppx/GppA phosphatase family protein: MRISVVDVGSNTVRLVVADAEGGVPLPVHTAKWRLRLAECVKPGEAIPAEAVERLVEAVAEASRTATRWGAAGPLAFATAIVRAAPNRLEVLRTVRAGTGVELCTLPGEVEAELSFLGARRWMGWRSGPLALLDIGGGSLEVAFGRGRLPDFVASLPLGAGRLTHEFFAEHDPPSPEQLRALRRKVRHQLRDVGARIRWEGPRSAVVTSRTFQQLGRLCGAAPGRYGPFAERRLRRADLKAATIRLAALPATERALLPGISAPRARQSLAGAVIGHTAMKVTGLKTVTVCPWAIREGVLLRHIEEGAAWWAEVCRLSEDAAPPDPVPLRIASATS; encoded by the coding sequence ATGCGAATCAGCGTGGTGGATGTGGGGTCGAACACGGTCCGGCTGGTGGTCGCGGACGCGGAGGGCGGAGTGCCGCTGCCGGTGCACACCGCCAAGTGGCGCCTGCGACTCGCCGAGTGTGTCAAGCCCGGGGAGGCGATCCCCGCAGAGGCCGTCGAACGGCTGGTCGAAGCGGTCGCCGAGGCGAGCCGTACGGCGACGCGGTGGGGTGCGGCGGGTCCGCTGGCCTTCGCCACGGCCATCGTTCGCGCCGCCCCGAACCGGCTGGAGGTGCTGCGCACCGTGCGGGCCGGGACCGGGGTGGAACTGTGCACCCTGCCCGGCGAGGTGGAGGCCGAGCTTTCGTTCCTCGGCGCGCGGCGCTGGATGGGGTGGCGGTCGGGGCCGCTGGCGCTGCTGGACATCGGTGGCGGCTCGCTCGAAGTGGCCTTCGGGCGGGGGCGGTTGCCGGACTTCGTGGCCTCGCTGCCGCTCGGCGCGGGACGACTGACCCATGAGTTCTTCGCGGAGCATGATCCCCCGTCGCCGGAGCAGCTACGGGCGCTGCGCCGCAAGGTCCGGCACCAGTTGCGCGACGTCGGCGCGCGCATCCGCTGGGAGGGGCCGCGCTCGGCGGTGGTCACCTCGCGGACCTTCCAGCAGTTGGGCCGGCTGTGCGGTGCCGCGCCGGGGAGGTACGGACCGTTCGCGGAGCGGCGGTTGCGGCGCGCCGACCTGAAGGCGGCGACGATCCGGCTGGCCGCGCTGCCTGCCACCGAGCGGGCGCTGCTCCCCGGCATCTCCGCGCCGCGGGCCCGGCAGAGCCTGGCCGGGGCGGTGATCGGGCACACGGCGATGAAGGTGACCGGGCTGAAGACGGTCACCGTGTGCCCGTGGGCGATCCGCGAGGGCGTCCTGCTGCGGCACATCGAGGAGGGCGCTGCCTGGTGGGCGGAGGTCTGCCGGCTCAGCGAGGATGCCGCACCGCCGGACCCGGTACCGCTGCGGATCGCGTCCGCCACGTCCTGA
- a CDS encoding iron-containing redox enzyme family protein, with translation MTHDDHDHRDPRLPSARGPLSAAVIGYLRGTGPPPGDQQIASASAYGDDLQLALYLCYELHYRGFEGVPEDREWDPDLLRGRAALEDRFLTALRAGTPVHDSVEEALAEILVEPVDGTGVTHFLHDRGELWQLREYAAQRSLYHLKEADPHAWVLPRLWGRAKAGMAAVEFDEFGGGRPDRVHARLFADLMTDLGLDTTYGHYLDAACAEALTTVNLMSLFGLHRSLRGALVGHFAAVEVTSSPGSRRLAEAMRRTGAGPAAEHFYDEHVEADAVHEQVVRHDVIGGLLAEEPRLARDIAFGIDATGHVEDRLAERLLTDWRSGKSSLRTPLPSETSHNS, from the coding sequence ATGACGCACGACGACCACGACCACCGGGACCCACGGCTGCCGTCCGCCCGCGGCCCGCTCTCCGCAGCGGTCATCGGCTACCTCCGGGGTACGGGCCCGCCGCCCGGCGACCAGCAGATCGCGAGCGCGTCCGCGTACGGCGACGACCTCCAGCTGGCCCTCTATCTCTGTTACGAGCTCCACTACCGGGGCTTCGAGGGCGTGCCCGAGGACCGCGAATGGGACCCCGACCTGCTGCGCGGCCGCGCCGCGCTGGAGGACCGCTTCCTGACCGCGCTGCGCGCCGGCACCCCGGTCCATGACAGCGTCGAGGAGGCTCTCGCCGAGATCCTCGTCGAACCGGTCGACGGCACCGGCGTCACCCACTTCCTGCACGACAGGGGCGAGCTGTGGCAGCTGCGCGAGTACGCCGCCCAGCGATCCCTGTACCACCTCAAGGAGGCGGACCCGCACGCCTGGGTGCTGCCCCGGCTGTGGGGCAGGGCGAAGGCGGGGATGGCGGCGGTGGAGTTCGACGAGTTCGGCGGCGGCCGCCCCGACCGCGTGCACGCGCGGCTGTTCGCCGACCTGATGACGGACCTGGGCCTGGACACGACGTACGGGCACTACCTCGACGCGGCCTGCGCGGAGGCCCTCACCACGGTGAACCTCATGTCCCTGTTCGGCCTGCACCGTTCCCTGCGGGGCGCCCTGGTGGGCCACTTCGCCGCCGTGGAGGTCACGTCGTCGCCGGGTTCCCGGCGGCTCGCGGAGGCCATGCGCCGGACCGGGGCCGGACCGGCCGCCGAGCACTTCTACGACGAGCACGTGGAGGCCGACGCCGTGCACGAGCAGGTCGTCCGGCACGACGTCATCGGAGGTCTGCTGGCGGAGGAGCCTCGGCTGGCCCGCGACATCGCCTTCGGAATCGACGCGACCGGCCATGTAGAGGATCGCCTCGCCGAGCGCCTGCTCACCGACTGGCGGTCGGGGAAGTCGTCACTACGCACCCCGCTCCCGTCCGAAACATCCCATAATTCCTGA
- a CDS encoding HemK2/MTQ2 family protein methyltransferase, whose amino-acid sequence MPGYLSAVSPLVPPGVYTPQEDTALLAEALSEELLPPGADVLDVGTGTGALALLAARRGMRVTAVDVSWRAVGAARINAWLSGVTVRIRHGNLFDPVRGQTFDLILANPPYVPTPDGGSRPRGTARAWDAGRDGRLVLDRICREAPALLRPGGVLLVVHSALSGPERTVGLLRAAGLKSSVISRRRIAFGPVLRERQGWLRERGLLSAAEDKEELVVVRAELPV is encoded by the coding sequence ATGCCGGGGTACCTGAGCGCTGTGAGTCCTCTGGTGCCCCCCGGCGTCTACACGCCCCAGGAAGACACCGCCCTGCTGGCCGAGGCCCTCTCCGAGGAGCTGCTGCCACCGGGGGCGGACGTGCTCGACGTGGGCACCGGCACCGGTGCGCTGGCGCTGCTCGCGGCGCGCCGCGGGATGCGGGTCACGGCCGTGGACGTGTCCTGGCGGGCGGTGGGCGCGGCCCGGATCAACGCCTGGCTGTCCGGCGTGACGGTGCGCATCCGGCACGGGAACCTCTTCGACCCCGTGCGCGGGCAGACGTTCGACCTGATTCTGGCCAACCCGCCGTACGTGCCGACGCCGGACGGGGGCTCGCGGCCGCGCGGTACGGCCCGGGCGTGGGACGCGGGCCGCGACGGCCGGCTGGTCCTGGACCGGATCTGCCGGGAGGCGCCCGCCCTGCTGCGCCCGGGCGGGGTCCTGCTGGTCGTCCACTCGGCCCTCAGCGGACCCGAGCGGACTGTGGGGTTGCTGCGCGCGGCGGGCCTGAAGTCGAGCGTGATCAGTCGCCGCCGGATCGCCTTCGGGCCCGTACTGCGGGAGCGGCAGGGCTGGCTGCGGGAGCGGGGGCTGCTGTCCGCCGCCGAGGACAAGGAAGAGCTGGTGGTCGTCCGTGCCGAACTCCCCGTCTGA
- a CDS encoding CDGSH iron-sulfur domain-containing protein, translating into MPNSPSDTPRRITVQRRGPLLVEGPVEVELEDGTTVTSDRFRVALCTCRRSRRYPWCDTSHRERAQRPDE; encoded by the coding sequence GTGCCGAACTCCCCGTCTGACACTCCCCGCCGGATCACCGTCCAGCGCCGCGGCCCCCTTCTGGTGGAGGGCCCGGTGGAAGTGGAGCTGGAGGACGGTACGACCGTCACCTCCGACCGCTTCCGGGTCGCTCTGTGCACCTGCCGACGCAGCCGCCGCTACCCCTGGTGCGACACCAGCCACCGGGAACGGGCGCAACGGCCCGACGAGTGA
- a CDS encoding subtilase-type protease inhibitor, with amino-acid sequence MRNPARWAATLGLTAVAVCGPLTGAAHAAPAANPASLYAPSALVLTTAHGESSAAATPERAVTLSCAPTPSGTHPNAATACAELRGVGGNIDALESRPGVWCTREYDPVVVRVDGVWQGQYVSYERTFANECVKNSYGTSVFAF; translated from the coding sequence ATGCGGAACCCCGCGCGCTGGGCAGCGACCCTCGGCCTCACGGCCGTCGCCGTCTGCGGACCCCTGACCGGAGCCGCGCACGCCGCCCCAGCCGCCAACCCGGCCTCCCTGTACGCCCCGTCGGCCCTGGTGCTGACCACGGCCCACGGCGAGAGCTCCGCCGCCGCCACCCCTGAGCGCGCGGTGACGCTGAGCTGCGCCCCGACGCCGTCCGGGACGCACCCGAACGCCGCCACGGCCTGTGCCGAACTGCGCGGTGTGGGCGGGAACATCGACGCCCTGGAGAGCCGGCCCGGCGTGTGGTGCACCCGGGAGTACGACCCCGTGGTCGTCCGGGTCGACGGGGTCTGGCAGGGCCAGTACGTCTCCTATGAGCGCACCTTTGCCAACGAGTGCGTGAAGAACTCGTACGGGACGAGCGTCTTCGCGTTCTGA
- a CDS encoding purine-cytosine permease family protein, with product MNSQQTPPSDSPPATPPPLTEVETHGVDRIPDAERTATPFDLFRLAFGGANTFSTCVLGAFPILFGLSFWQGLAATVLGVVAGALILCPMAVFGPVNGTNNAVSSSAHLGVHGRVVGSFLSLLTAVAFFSISVWSSGDALIGGAHRLFGLERSDVSFGVAYALFAGLVLAVCVYGFRFMLFVNKVAVTSASALFLLGAIAFAGDFDPSYTGVFTDSADPRTQSLFWPSFIGAALIVLSNPVSFGAFLGDWSRYIPASTPRRKVIGAAFLSQLATLLPFVFGLATASIIATKAPDYVDPAAPDFVGGLLAISPSWFFLPVCLLALIGGLSTGTTALYGTGLDFSSVFPRLSRVQATVLIGAVSIAFIFVGRFGLDLVRSISTFATMIITCTTPWMVVMILGYCTRRGWYDPEALQVFNRRQRGGRYWFAHGWNWRGMTAWWVSAVIGVLFTNIPGQFVGPLGDLANGVDISLPLSLAVAAVLFLTLLRLFPEPRAVYGPQGARLARTVDVPVPPITGPGALSVPSTTLRA from the coding sequence CTGAATTCTCAGCAGACACCACCGTCGGACTCGCCTCCCGCCACTCCCCCGCCCCTCACGGAAGTCGAGACCCACGGCGTCGACCGCATCCCCGACGCCGAGCGCACCGCGACCCCGTTCGACCTGTTCCGGCTCGCCTTCGGCGGCGCGAACACCTTCTCGACCTGCGTCCTCGGCGCGTTCCCGATCCTGTTCGGCCTGTCCTTCTGGCAGGGCCTCGCGGCCACAGTCCTCGGGGTCGTCGCGGGCGCGCTGATCCTGTGCCCGATGGCGGTGTTCGGGCCGGTCAACGGCACCAACAACGCCGTCTCCTCCTCCGCCCACCTCGGCGTGCACGGCCGTGTGGTCGGCTCGTTCCTGTCGCTGCTGACGGCGGTCGCGTTCTTCTCCATATCGGTGTGGTCCTCCGGCGACGCCCTGATCGGCGGCGCGCACCGGCTGTTCGGCCTGGAGCGCTCCGACGTGTCGTTCGGCGTGGCGTACGCGCTGTTCGCCGGGCTGGTCCTCGCGGTGTGCGTGTACGGCTTCCGGTTCATGCTGTTCGTCAACAAGGTCGCGGTGACCTCGGCGAGCGCCCTGTTCCTGCTCGGCGCGATCGCCTTCGCCGGTGACTTCGACCCTTCGTATACGGGCGTGTTCACGGATTCGGCCGACCCTCGGACCCAGTCGCTGTTCTGGCCGTCGTTCATCGGCGCGGCCCTGATCGTCCTGTCGAACCCGGTGTCGTTCGGCGCGTTCCTCGGCGACTGGTCGCGCTACATCCCGGCGAGCACCCCGCGCCGCAAGGTGATCGGCGCGGCGTTCCTGTCGCAGCTCGCGACGCTGCTGCCGTTCGTCTTCGGCCTGGCCACCGCCAGCATCATCGCCACCAAGGCGCCGGACTACGTCGATCCGGCCGCCCCCGACTTCGTGGGCGGCCTGCTGGCGATCTCGCCGTCGTGGTTCTTCCTGCCGGTGTGTCTGCTGGCGCTGATCGGCGGCCTGTCGACGGGCACGACGGCGCTGTACGGCACCGGGCTGGACTTCTCGTCGGTGTTCCCGCGACTGTCGCGGGTGCAGGCCACGGTGCTGATCGGCGCGGTGTCGATCGCGTTCATCTTCGTCGGCCGGTTCGGCCTCGACCTGGTGCGGTCCATCTCCACCTTCGCCACGATGATCATCACCTGCACGACACCATGGATGGTCGTGATGATCCTCGGCTACTGCACCCGGCGCGGCTGGTACGACCCGGAGGCGCTCCAGGTCTTCAACCGCCGCCAGCGGGGCGGCCGTTACTGGTTTGCGCACGGCTGGAACTGGCGTGGCATGACCGCCTGGTGGGTCTCGGCGGTCATCGGTGTGCTGTTCACCAACATCCCCGGGCAGTTCGTGGGCCCGCTGGGCGACCTGGCGAACGGCGTCGACATCAGCCTGCCCCTGTCGCTGGCCGTGGCCGCCGTGCTGTTCCTGACACTGCTGCGGCTGTTCCCGGAGCCGCGAGCCGTGTACGGGCCGCAGGGTGCGCGGCTGGCCCGGACCGTGGACGTGCCGGTGCCGCCCATCACCGGGCCGGGGGCATTGTCAGTGCCTTCGACTACGTTGCGAGCATGA
- a CDS encoding alpha/beta fold hydrolase, with protein MTNFVLVAGTWLGAWAWDEVAAELRSAGHGVHATTLTGLAEKQGVPAGQQTHVQDIVGEVERLDLRDVVLVGHSYAGIPVGQAAVRIGDRLRRVVLMDANVAVDGESFLSGWPSDQVRAAIEENDGFWPPLTAGDYADQGLTDEQITRIVDGCTPHPGGTLTEPAVMARPLSEVPGTYVKCLLDGDEPWGAAAELLKSERWALVNMDTGHWPMFSQPRELAAILHQSVARE; from the coding sequence ATGACCAACTTTGTATTGGTGGCGGGCACATGGCTCGGCGCATGGGCGTGGGACGAGGTGGCGGCCGAACTGCGCTCGGCCGGGCACGGTGTCCATGCCACGACGCTGACCGGCCTCGCCGAGAAGCAGGGTGTTCCCGCCGGGCAGCAGACCCACGTCCAGGACATCGTCGGCGAGGTCGAGCGCCTCGATCTGCGGGACGTCGTCCTGGTCGGGCACAGTTACGCGGGCATACCGGTCGGGCAGGCCGCCGTCCGGATCGGTGACCGGCTGAGGCGCGTGGTTCTGATGGATGCCAATGTCGCCGTCGACGGGGAGTCGTTCCTGTCGGGCTGGCCGAGCGACCAGGTGCGGGCGGCGATCGAGGAGAACGACGGCTTCTGGCCCCCGCTGACCGCCGGCGACTACGCGGACCAGGGTTTGACGGACGAGCAGATCACCCGCATCGTCGACGGCTGCACCCCACACCCCGGCGGCACATTGACCGAACCGGCGGTCATGGCCCGTCCACTGAGCGAGGTGCCCGGCACCTACGTCAAGTGCCTCCTCGACGGGGACGAACCATGGGGTGCAGCGGCCGAGTTGCTCAAGAGTGAGCGCTGGGCGTTGGTGAACATGGACACCGGCCACTGGCCGATGTTCTCCCAGCCGCGCGAACTGGCCGCGATTCTGCACCAGTCGGTCGCGAGGGAGTGA
- a CDS encoding lactate 2-monooxygenase has product MAKHWADFQYEIYLNGMTGAVPRLPTDLTRLEELTEQRLGPGPVGYVAGSAGDGSTARANRAALSRRRIVPRMLRDVHERDLSVEVLGRALPAPVALAPVGVLSIMHPDAECAAARAAAAQGVPYVLSSASSTPIEQVAEAMGDAERWFQLYWAKDREVTRSFLNRAKAAGFGVLVVTLDTPLLAWRPRDLDQAYLPFLHGVGTANYFSDPAFRAGLAKPVHEDPNAAVMHFVGMFADPANTWPDLAFLRENWDGPIVLKGVLHPDDARQAVDAGMDGVVVSNHGGRQVAGATAAADALPSVVAAVGDRLTVLFDSGVRTGDDIFKALALGARAVLVGRPYVYGLALDGQAGVEHVIRCLLAELDLTLALSGHATPATVGASDLVEGPA; this is encoded by the coding sequence ATGGCGAAGCACTGGGCCGACTTCCAGTACGAGATCTATCTGAACGGGATGACGGGAGCCGTACCGCGGCTGCCGACCGATCTGACGCGGCTGGAGGAGCTCACCGAGCAGCGGCTCGGTCCCGGCCCGGTGGGCTATGTCGCGGGCAGCGCCGGCGACGGCAGTACGGCCCGCGCCAACCGGGCGGCCCTGAGCCGTCGCCGGATCGTGCCGCGGATGCTGCGGGACGTGCACGAGCGGGACCTGTCGGTCGAGGTGCTGGGCCGCGCGCTGCCCGCGCCGGTGGCGCTGGCGCCGGTCGGGGTGCTGTCGATCATGCATCCGGACGCGGAGTGCGCCGCCGCCCGGGCGGCCGCCGCGCAGGGCGTGCCCTATGTGCTGTCCTCGGCGTCCAGCACGCCGATCGAGCAGGTCGCGGAGGCGATGGGCGACGCCGAGCGCTGGTTCCAGCTGTACTGGGCCAAGGACCGCGAGGTCACCCGGAGTTTCCTGAACCGGGCGAAGGCGGCCGGGTTCGGCGTCCTGGTCGTCACGCTGGACACACCGCTGCTCGCCTGGCGGCCGCGCGACCTGGACCAGGCCTACCTGCCGTTCCTTCACGGGGTGGGCACCGCCAACTACTTCTCCGACCCGGCGTTCCGGGCGGGCCTCGCGAAGCCGGTGCACGAGGATCCGAACGCGGCGGTGATGCACTTCGTCGGCATGTTCGCGGACCCCGCCAATACCTGGCCGGACCTGGCGTTCCTGCGGGAGAACTGGGACGGCCCGATCGTCCTGAAGGGCGTCCTGCACCCGGACGACGCCCGGCAGGCCGTCGACGCCGGAATGGACGGCGTGGTGGTGTCCAACCACGGCGGCCGTCAGGTGGCCGGGGCGACAGCGGCGGCCGACGCGCTGCCCAGCGTGGTGGCGGCGGTCGGCGACCGGCTGACGGTGCTGTTCGACAGCGGGGTGCGTACCGGGGACGACATCTTCAAGGCGCTCGCGCTCGGCGCGCGGGCGGTACTGGTCGGACGGCCGTACGTCTACGGTCTCGCGCTCGACGGCCAGGCGGGCGTGGAGCACGTGATCCGCTGCCTGCTCGCCGAACTCGACCTCACCCTCGCCCTGTCCGGCCACGCCACACCCGCGACCGTCGGCGCGTCCGACCTCGTGGAGGGCCCCGCCTGA